The sequence CATGTtctgtaactggctcccaagggagcagagaaatgggctgttggaatgtcagttcctaattactgcagtgcctaatcacaaggcagtttggcacagctcagctgtggcaTTGCAAATCACTCGCTTCATGTGTGTTGTTGTCTCCTGCCACCAACTgctcaagttactgattttcaatgtcattttaggtggccataaagaaaataaatcttcaaggacCGAGAAGGATGGAACGAAGCATTAATGAAATCCAAATCATGAAGAGGTACaggagtcccaatgttgtgaatttTTTAGACAGGTGAGTGGTTCTGGTCTTATCCCATGTgtgcatttacatacagcaaaCATAAGagttaaaaacccactttggtcCCTGGCAGATAGTagagctgttaatttttatttattcataccTCTCTACTCATCTCtaatggatgagaagagagtgcaccccttctgcatgagtcttccctggcacacctagtttgaaaattattccaaaattattgaaaatctggatcagctgtatcttccttAGTCATCAGCCTCGAAGTTTACTGCCTCCACATAtttttgggattgattttttcaagtttctgaaGTGCTGATGAACCGTCCTAAaatggatttcccttggattgttgccactctttgccattgctgggcatgccaggaagactaggtgcttatttccagaaacaccatgcctgacaggttttttatctgggctgtttctaaactgcatttttcactcactagccatctaagacatctcctttttcacagctgtgcttttctccttgagactgcacagattgcaaacaatgcacagccaagagggaatttCTATTGCTatgattctgtccttgtcacaaaggcattTGGAAGTAAGAAACCTGGAGGCAAAAATCAACGTAGCCATGCATGCTCATCTCCACggccttctttccttctttcagctaccttgtgGGTGAGGAactctggctggtgctggagtaCATGGACGGAGGCACCCTGAACGACATCCTCAGCACGACGGCTCTgtatgaagatgaggcagcagccatcagtcgggaggtcagcaatcccatctgtgtttccaagggcttgggcaggattgtctgggaaacaggggctcagacctgcagtgatttcctgtgccaagctttggttctgtgttgctggtgtgctatgggcaagaaaaagcatctcaagtgcaagggctgccagtgctcctgcactccctgtactcagtgccagtactcttctctcctgctgttgtattctcgctcgggctcatgtatttgtatttgctgttctccaccttgcctctctaaatgtttgcctggagtctgtcttcactgcattccttgcctgtgaaagcaaaggtgctggtggcaggatttgaaatgatcagcaaagaaaaaagagagagacttgttttctctcaggcctcagcatacaaggacaggagtgcagccaaaacgctctttgcttctgagcacatgcactgcagcagcagtcatcttggctggtttgcagggcacagtttataacagcaggtgctgttgctctttcagaagctgacatgcctttcctcagaaaggtcctgctcttcaagtgttggagcagcaagctcttcctctcagtggcactgtgttctgccattactgcccattcccctgcagagggaatcttttagattctttgttgtctttcttgtgggatgaaatcacatcactcatttttgccctcctctttctgttttctctctcagtgcctgcaaggactgcattttcttcacacaaaccatgtgatccatcgagatgtgaagagtgacaacatccttctcagaaccgatggttctgtcaagctgggtcagtgtattcttggtcaggagcagcattccagggatgtgggtgtggggctgcttggagtgacagccagctcccctaaatggggctggtggcagctcagggacacccgctgtgagctgagggcacagttgcaacgtgcacagaggtaggacaaggaacaagcagtcaagagtggccttgctctgtgtgtgtcccttccagagggagggagttacaagtctaaagcttccaaagaacaaaagacacTACTGGCGACAGTGTAAAAAATGGGGGGAGTTTAAAAGTcgccaatgccaggagattcaacagcacattttccaaCTTCTACTGGGCAATTCTTtggcttgctttcctaattgcacagaattcaaatagaaacagagttttgctttctcctcaggtgattttggcctctctactcagctcagccctgagcagagcagacggtgctcggtagtcgggactccttggtggctgGCGCCAGAAGTGCTGACAAGTCAACCATATGgtcccaaagtggacatatggtcttttggaatcgTGGGGATTGAAATGATCGAACAAGAACCTCCCTACTGGAACCAAAGTCCCAtcacggtaaggagcaaatactcactgatcccactgtctttctcacctgtcccttgtcctgcgTGCCATTGGACAAAAGCCCATTGTCATCTGCctgaactacttccaccaaggtcccctcctaaaaatgtgcctgcaacacatcagcatctgctgtagttttggtttcagcagtgggggaactcaagccttaccacatgcaaacaaactccaaacaaactctcttctcaggcaacactttcctttggcttttaaGTGGTTCCAGTCCTTTGGCTGTGGAGATGGCCTTAATAGCAGAAAAGAAGCATCTGATAACtgctgttatctttccagaaatgaaggaaggcaacacaaacccaacaaagtttctaaaactgtgGTCTTTAGAGATGAACCTAACTCCCTGtacagtttcttctcactgggaaacatgcctgaaacctgggcatgagagtgtaaaggccactgagtctcttctgcttcctgtacagtgctgctgaaacactcagtcactgtgtttctctcctagccaaAGGCAAAttctctgtgtcaccaagccagagcctggtgatgtggagagcctgccaaaacctccaaTTTCTTTCCAGGCCCTTTCTGGCATGGGCCTAtcattaatgcattgacttgagtagccaaatgagcagagggtggccatagggatggcacctctccttcttctgaccatgacaatttttcttttgctgcaaaatgggaagctgcaattttcTGACTGCcgagagacagagctgcagggggcTCCTTTGTGCCCAAGCAGcaattttcatcccaatacatttgtgcaggcatctaAATGTGTCTCTGTTGAAGATgagattgtaaatgtttatttccttacctGGGGATTAATTGATggattccctttctttccttccaattaccattgttttcaaaaaaagcacaaaaggtatgatgagttttgttcttggGCACGTGCgcttaaaggaccaacaagcactgcagacatgcctttcatgtagtaacccttgaaattagtttgtatagcacagtccctcttccaaaaagcctctcaagctgGTGTGAATCCTTATGGAAGCAAATGTGCGTTTTCTGATGTAGTTCCCATTAACTAGCAcagtcaatgaaatcagctgccaaggcaagatctgtgggatggtggaaaagctgtggctgcatcgggtttgggttttctggttggtaaaggaaaatgatctctaggtctctgccagggcagaaactgccactgaagaacagaggttaaacaaagggagGTGGGACAgcacttagagatgtgaaagcagcaagtggagcctggtgtctcctttttctccaggctacacaactgatagccacagtagggacccCACGGCTCCAGCAGCCCAACCAATTCTCGCCTtgcctgcgtgacttcctgagctgctgcctgcagacagacgaggagcagcgctggtctgccagggagctcctgcaggtaaaatgggaaggggctgcaggtgaaacaggttctgaggcatgggctcctcctccactcaagtccaaggcatcagatgagcccccttcctcctcacctccattcttggtgctcttcaaatgaaaatgatgaggaatcctagactgggctgggctgccagggccctgtAAAGGTCCTCTGGTGAAAGtatcctgcaatgagcagggacatcgTCAAAGAGATCAGGCTtctcagagccctttcccactggagccagaatggttgcagggatggggcacctgtaAGCTCTTGCGGGCAACCAGTGCCAGAGTCACACCATGCTCCGAGTAAACAAGTTCTGATTAGATcctgtttgtgtttaaaaatattcacccacatcctattgtaactggccctgttaaaaaatatgtccctcactttcttcaaagccactctgaagtcttggaaagtggcaataaagtctccctggggcctgttcttcacaaaactgagtaactccacctctctctgcatttcctgagtcagagagctcctctggctgtttcGGTCGCTCTCTTTTGTCATTTGGTGGTGtgctcagttttatctaatggcaaaagaattgaagtagagcaatgcaggctGCAGAGACGTGAAATGGTGGtgcaggaacccaaggaagccagtcccagcctaggggtcagagatttggctgtgggcaggaggggtcctggggtgctcactgtgagcctcctgggggccctggtttgtgccccccagcccacccttagaggtttctgccacgcaaacagggacagctcggAAGGAATTGTACCAGCcccctctgctgcctggcacgctcaagcagacaggaactgtgccagggttagtgccaggttgtgtggcagagagggaactgcagggcccagtgccactgggctggccctgctgggaaggaaggtgccatccagcacacgaggggcagggcatggaaaggtagacactgctctgtctccctgtgggaatcagcacagtgcctgtctttcaaagagagGGACCAGTGTGAGGCTTTAGAGatacctgaaaagaagaaactccaaggacagaaagcaccatttctagagcactggcagggcaaaaatcctagcaagatgaagacacctggataaatggatgagtgggattctgggccacatttgcctgtgatggctAAGTCCGGCGCATAAAGATGGAGGTCTAGATGGTCCCATTGGTCCTCTTCCTGCATCCTTCTATAAGACAGAGGAATCCTatgaagcactgagcttggaaagtcaTGTTGTTgatttgttgatttgtttttttttccctttgggcagcatccatttgtaacatttgctgagcctgtgtccagcctggtgccgctgattgtttcagtgaagaagaggagggagacaagAATGTGACAATCACATCAGGACCATTTATTCGTCAACC is a genomic window of Ammospiza nelsoni isolate bAmmNel1 chromosome Z, bAmmNel1.pri, whole genome shotgun sequence containing:
- the LOC132087023 gene encoding serine/threonine-protein kinase PAK 1-like produces the protein IKKINLQGPRRMERSINEIQIMKRYRSPNVVNFLDSYLVGEELWLVLEYMDGGTLNDILSTTALYEDEAAAISRECLQGLHFLHTNHVIHRDVKSDNILLRTDGSVKLGDFGLSTQLSPEQSRRCSVVGTPWWLAPEVLTSQPYGPKVDIWSFGIVGIEMIEQEPPYWNQSPITQALFNAAHTSIAGLFFFSLSIAGRGSLYESRKGRDC